The genomic segment GTTCACAATCGTGGCATCGAGGACCACCATGAGCTGACAGGCGGCGATGACTGCGAGAGCGATACCGGGTCGTCCCTCGCGCCGGGCGGTGCCGGGCGGGCGCGATACGTGTACTTGAGAGGTCGTCACAGATGATCCCCCATCAGTGATTTAGTGAACGACACCGTTCACTATATGCTTCAACGGAGGTTTGTCGATGGGTACTTCGCAGCGAATCCGGTCGGGGGCACCGGTTCTGCCGCGCCGCCGCGGGTCGGTTCTGGAACGCGCGATCCTCGACGCGGCTCTGGAACAGCTGGGTGCCGTCGGCTGGGCCGGGATGACCATGGAGGGCGTCGCGGCGCGCGCCCAGACGGGCAAGGCGGCGCTCTACCGCCGCTGGCCGTCGAAGGAGGCGCTGGTCGCCGACGCGCTGCGGCTCGGGCTGCCGCAGATCGGCGCCCCGCCGGACCTGGGCACCCTCCGGGAGGACCTGCTGTGCCTCGTGATGCGGATGCGCGAGGCGATGTACTCCCAGGGCGGCATCGCGCTGCGGGCCGTTCTGGACGAGTGCGACCACGCCGCCGCCCAGCCGTTCGTCGACCTGATCATCCAGGGCGTGATCGAACCGGGGAAGGAACTCATCCTGGACGTGGTGCGGCGCGGGATCACCCGCGGCACGGTGCGCGCCGACGCCACCGCGGCCATCGTCGCCGACGTGGCGCCCGCCCTGATGATGTACCGCG from the Streptomyces sp. RKAG293 genome contains:
- a CDS encoding TetR/AcrR family transcriptional regulator; its protein translation is MGTSQRIRSGAPVLPRRRGSVLERAILDAALEQLGAVGWAGMTMEGVAARAQTGKAALYRRWPSKEALVADALRLGLPQIGAPPDLGTLREDLLCLVMRMREAMYSQGGIALRAVLDECDHAAAQPFVDLIIQGVIEPGKELILDVVRRGITRGTVRADATAAIVADVAPALMMYRAKIGDHRIGEQDMADLVDHVMLPLLRP